The genomic window tatacatatatatagcaaaatttacaatattttgaggctgtattgatcattttcttttgtttctacAGTTTGTTTAAAGATTAAACACTTTGTTTTCCTGATGACCAGGATCCACCAGAGACCTGAGTCCtctggacctgatcctggacctGGATCCAGTCGTGTGTCCTTCAGGAGTGACTGGTCCAGGGAGAACCCACCAAAATTTTCCACAGAGAtgtaagtttgatgtaaatgtctGATGTGTCGACTGTTtattaagtatatatatatatatatatatatatgtatatatatatatatatatatatatatatatatatatatatatatatatatatatatatatatatatatatatatacagggtggggaagcaaaatttacaatgaacatttagttgttttttctcagcaggcactacgtcaattgttttgagaccaaacatatattgatgtcataatcatacctaatactattatccataccttttcagaaacttttgcccatatgagtaatcaggaaagcaaacgtcaaagagtgtgtgatttgctgaatgcactcgtcacaccaaaggagatttcaaaaatggttggagtgtccataaagactgtttataatggaaagaagagaatgactatgagcaaaactattacgagaaagtctgggagatactattaaagaagaatgggagaagttgtcacccgaatatttgaggaacacttgcgcaagtttcaggaagcgtgtgaaggcagttattgagaaagaaggaggacacatagaataaaaacattttctattatgtaaattttcttgtggcaaataaattctcatgactttcaataaactaattggtcatacactgtctttcaatccctgcctcaaaatattgtaaattttgcttccccaccctgtatgtatatatatatatatatatatatatatatatatatatatatatatatatatatatatatatacacatatatatatgtgtatatatatatatgtgtgtgtgtatatatatatatatatatatatatatatatatatatatatatacacacatatatatatatatacatacatatatatatatatatatatatatatatatatatatatatatacatacatatatatatatatatatatatatatatatatatatatatatatatatatatatatatatatatatatatatatatagcaaaatttacaatattttgaggctgtattgatcattttctttttgtttctacaGTTTGTTTAAAGATTAAACACTTTGTTTTCCTGATGACCAGGATCCACCAGAGACCTGAGTCCtctggacctgatcctggacctggatccagttgtgtgtccttcaGGAGTGACTGGTCCAGGGAGAACCCACCAAAATTTTCCACAGAGAtgtaagtttgatgtaaatgtctGATGTGTCGACTGTTtattaagtatatatatatatatatatatatatatatatatatatatatatatatatatatatatatgtatatatatatatatatacatacatacatacatacatacatatatatatatgtgtgtgtgtgtgtgtgtatatatatatatgtgtgtgtgtgtgtgtgtatatatatatatatatatatatatatatatatatatgtgtgtgtgtacatacatatatatatatatatatatacagggtggggaagcaaaatttacaatgaacatttagttgttttttctcagcaggcactacgtcaattgttttgagaccaaacatatattgatgtcataatcatacctaacactattatccataccttttcagaaacttttgcccatatgagtaatcaggaaagcaaacgtcaaagagtgtgtgatttgctgaatgcactcgtcacagcaaaggagatttcaaaaatagttggagtgtccataaagactgtttataatggaaagaagagaatgactatgagcaaaactattacgagaaagtctgggagatactattaaagaagaatgggagaagttgtcacccgaatatttgaggaacacttgcgcaagtttcaggaagcgtgtgaaggcagttattgagaaagaaggaggacacataaatacaaacataataataaatacattttctattatgtaaattttctaataaaaacattttctattatgtaaattttcttgtggcaaataaattctcatgactttcaataaactaattggtcatacactgtctttcaatccctgcctcaaaatattgtaaattttgcttccccaccctgtatatatgtgtatgtatatatatatatatatacacacatatatatatatatatatatatatatatatatatatatatatatatatatatatatatatatatatatacagggtggggaagcaaaatttacaatattttgaggcagggattgaaagacagtgtatgaccaattagtttattgaaagtcatgagaatttatttgccacaagaaaatttacataatagaaaatgtttttattctatgtgtcctccttctttctcaataactgccttcacacgcttcctgaaacttgcacaagtgttcctcaaatattcaggtgacaacttctcccattcttctttaatagtatctttaagaaagtcgacattgctgtgtgatgttctattggtagcatgttctaaaacgctcCAAATAGCATAACCCAGAGGGTTtagaaggcagccataaacatgattcccaaaaattgctgaagttggatttgcagaaattttgtatttttctagctgtgtgggctggagcaccatcctgtgtccatacataatttccatgtgggtagtttgctttaagccatggcaatacctggtatctcagagtcttgtagtaagtattaacattgattttttcatcagctttgtagaattttataggTATTTTCTTTCCATTggaagccacaacaccaaaagccataacttgagcaggatgttttattctgaatgtccccttaacctcagctttggattttgcgataaatctgtcatttctgcggttcagaacagcatcgacagtgaagatctttttatctgaaaagatcgtttcaatggaggactttttcttgaaccatgtaataattttcttgcacctttccaatctcttttccttcatagctgttgtcaacaagtgttttggtgttcttgtgtaagattttaacttcaaatcatgttttactgcatttctaacggtcttgttgtctacctcaagttcaattgctatttttctcatggatttggttggatcctttaggattttgaatttgagagctttaataaaagctttggtacatttttttgttgcttcctccacttccagactttctcgtaatagttttgctcatagtcattcttttctttccattataaacagtctttatggacactccaactatttttgaaatctcctttggtgtgacgagggcattcagcaaatcacacactctttgacgtttgctttcctgattactcatatgggcaaaagtttctgaaaaggtatggataatagtgttaggtatgattatgacatcaatatatgtttggtttcaaaacaattgacgtagtgcctgctgagaaaaaaccacgaaatgttcattgtaaattttgcttccccaccctgtatacacacacacacacacacacacacacacacacacacacacatatatatatatatatatatatatatatatatatatatatatatgtgctcggctgctgtggggcctctggcggggGGCTCCCTTACTGTCACCCCACCCcaggctggatcccccctctctgtggtgtctgctggttggtcaggccttggggccctctttgttggctcctggtccttggagggggtgtggttgcatgtctgtgttcttcacctcagtctgtttgccttgtgtggatttgttactggtattatttgggtggACATGGtatatgatattttgttcatgctctcttttctgatatttgtcatttaataggtcttatgtattttattgaatttttttgtagttttgtttgtttgctttggttttttttctctctcttctgcccagtttacggttgtagttattgtttccattaattatcaccatggttgttactgtttgtatggttgatactttcttgtgagggtcttcaccatcttcttcttctctcttgcccccccccatgtcaagtccagcattgaaatgtggttcaacaaaactcataataaacacaggagaacatcaaggggagcttcatatactttatgaagttacccttggcaaagcaaattagTTCAGTGGATTAGTTCGAGCGCTGGCTCCTCTCGGGCTTGCACACCAGTGCACTTGGAGGGTTTAATACGTGCACGAAGctgggcttggaggtcggagcacagcttggttctgagttctgtaaacgaaactagttccatgatccgtagtcggaaccggttacgagaatgGAAACAACTACACGCTCCCCCGAGGGGTtttcagcagcacaggtagaaggagctcctgttggatgagggaccactgtcccactgacacagataaacagagcctaatttattttttttcagaaaacagtatctcgtaaactcagaaaaacagagcaaatttaatttttttttttcagaaaacagtatctcgtaaactaagaaaaacagagcaaaaaatgttgtttttcagagaacagtatctcgtaaattcagaaaaacagagccaaattaatttttttgtgtgaatgcaatacgcttccgtagaaaagtgactttttccagtcaaatctgtcattaactgaacattaaacaagcatttccatccactgccattgatccaactccatgggttttactcgtgaatctatgttataaaagatgaaggtgtttcaatgttcactacggagcctctgaacatccaaatgggtcatatctgatgaccatgaaaagatgaacaactagaagcactcggagagcgcagacctccgccaaggctgatcagtgcccccccccgtgggcccccccacccccgatcatcaccaaaatttaatcatttcttccttatcccatttccaacaaaccctgaaaatttcagccaaatctgtccataactttttgagttatgttgcacactaacgatcagtggccccccccgtgggtccccccacccccgatcaccaccaaaatttaatcatttcttccttatcccatttccaacaaaccctgaaaatttcagccaaatctgtccataactttttgagttatgttgcagactaacgatcagtgccccccccccggtgggcccccccacccccaatcaccaccaaaatttaatcatttcttccttatcccatttccaacaaaccctgaaaatttcatccaaatctgtccataactttttgagttatgttgcacactaacggacagacaaacaaacaaacgaacagacaaacaaacaaacaaacaaacaaaccctggcaaaaacataacctccttggcggaggtaactatattttacaccaattattgagatgtattaataggattagtggatcaacaggtattaaacagttaatatcagtagatggttgaggttggtgatggatgtttgggtctttaagggttaattgacaatatcataaagtcatgataagataagataagataagataagataagataagataagataagataagataagataagtattTATCCCAAAGGGAAAGTCGctgaagtcagtgagctcatctatttatcagagttaTTCAGTCTGATGGAGTTACATTTACAGTTTCACTGACAGTTTCAACTGATTCCTAATCAGAGTACAACTACGTTTTCAGAGATGTTAATTCCTACTTGGGTTGTAATTGCGATGGTTTCAGTGGAACAgtgagtgtgtatttgtgcactaCTTGCTCATTCAGGTGGTCTGCAGGTCTTTACCGTtgtctctggttgtttttgtaactgtggtggtgttgtctttctttttgattcAGTCCTTTACCTCCTCTAAGCTAAAATGAGGAGTTCTGCGTCCAACAGGGAAAAGTACACTGCtgtagttgccatggtgaatccgCAAATCTGTGATCAATGTCAGCGTCTAACTAGGAAACCGCGTGCACGCACTTATCCAGGGTGAGTTATACCTGGTTTGGTGTGTCTgtgtccgttcatcctggctgggtctttgtgaaaccgattaagcctggacACCCTTGTTTTGGATTTGTTAAACGCAGCTTAGTCAGttatcctggatgacggaatcctagttttGTGCAGTAGGCCCCAGATCATTGTAATAAACAGACTtgacatgtttacatgcacttaaatgTGAAAATCATAAACCCTtttttagatgctccagtccattatcagttTTCCTTCAGAGTTTGTACATAACAATGATAGAAtaaaacttcctgttattgtcttcaactcCAGTTTGACTAGGTAACTTCTGTTTTGTATGACTGTAATAGTTTGTGCGCATgtgcagatgtaacagaactaaatccatcccatgaaCCTGTAAACATGCATGAAGACGTGAGGGTTggagacaaatccaggtgtgttcatctgattgattctaatcagattactgctgtgatCTGATCAAACacatcagattagactgtttacatggACACTGTAAGAATCGGACAACTCCACAAATCAACTCATTATTGGGCGTCTCCATGGTTGCTGACCACTctgcattctgattggctgacaggtgtCCCTTTGTTTAGTCTTCTAGTGACTGTTCAGTAAATCttcttcagtgtctgaaatgacaTTTCTATGGGACTAAACTCAGTTCAGTCCTGCTGCCATGATGTGACTGATGAGGATCCTGAGAAACTAAACTCAACTAAACCTGTTGATCACCTcaaacagtgagtgtgaagctccaaacagactcacatgttgattctcagtgggatcagcaggaccaggacacctgtcccactacagggggtcatgttACTCATGTTGacgtccaggtgtgtccacctgttggtgtcagtgtggacagacatactgtgagctcattgttgatgattggtccacagagtggagcagcagagctcagaggttcccactggtctacaggatcagactcagctggactccatatttgaggtgtgtacatgtccaacatctactggtccatctgttctgtccagtcatctcctgctgctggtttcagaccagtggatGTCACTATGTCCAACATGGGCCTGAGCTTTGGACCATGGATGGACTTTGTGCCTTTCATCATGttttctgttccagctgctggaggagaacatctgcacttttgtcaagaacaaactgaagaagttccaccaggttctgagtccagattacccagaatgcttagagagtctgagtgatgaggatgaagaacagaggaggagctcagaggcttttctgaagatcacactgaacttcctgaggaggctgaagcaggaggagctggctgagcgtctgcaccgcagtaagaccattctgtacagattgaacagatgaaaatacttggatttactgtgaggctgatggttttatctgggtctgcattcaggaagtcggtctggagttcagcagcggaaactgaaacgtaacctgaagcagaagtttgagtgtgtgtttgagggcatcgctaaagcaggaaaccccaaaaccctcctgaaccagatctacacagagctctacatcacagagggaggggctacagaggtcaaccaggaacatgaggtcagacagattgaaacagcatccaggaacccacacagaccaccaacaaccatcacatgtaaagacatctttaaaacaccacctgacagagatcaaccaatcagaacagtgctgacaaagggtgtggccggcatcgggaaaacagtcttaacacagaagttcagtctggactgggctgaagacaaagccaaccaggacatccacttcatatttccattcaccttcagagagctgaatgtgctgaaacagaagaagttcagcttggtgaaactggttcatcacttcttcacgGAAACCAAAAAAGCAGGAATCTGTatctttgaagacctccaggtggtgttcatcttagacggtctggatgagtgtcgacctcctctggacttcaacaacactcagatcctgactgatgttacagagtccacctcagtggatgtgctgctgatgaacctcatcagggggaacctgcttccctctgctcgcctctggataaccacacgacctgcagcagccaatcagatccctgctcagtgtgttgacatggtgacagaggtcagagggttcactgacccacagaaagaggagtacttcaggaagaggttcagaaaaaagaaacagaccaacacaatcatctcccacatcaagacgtcacgaagcgtccacatcatgtgtcacatcccagtcttctgctggatcactgctacagttctgaaggacgtgttgaagaccacagacagaagacaactgcccaagaccctgactgagatgtacatccacttcctggtggttcaggccaaactgaagaacgtcaagtatgatggaagatctgagacagatccaccctggagtccagagaccaggaagatgattgagtctctgggaaaactggcctttgagcagctgaagaaaggaaacctgatcttctatgaatcagacctgacagagtgtggcatcgatatcagctcagcctcagtgtactcaggagtgttcactgaggtcttcaaagaggagagcggactgtaccaggacaagaggttctgcttcatccatctgagtgtccaggagtttctggctgctcttcatgtccatcagaccttcatcaacactggagtcaatctgctgtcaggaCAAACATCTGTTTGGTCTAAACTATCAAAGGACAAATCTGTCcagttctaccagaccgctgtggaccaggccttacagagtccaaatggacacctggacctgttcctccgcttcctcctgggtctatcactgcagaccaatgACAGGCTTCTACAAAGTCTGGtgaaaccaacaggaagcagctcaaagaccaaccagaaaactgttgagtacatcaagaagaagatcagtgagaatgtgtctgcagagagaagcatcaacctgttccactgtctgaacgaactggaggatcgatctctggtggatcagatccaacagtacctgagatcaggacgtctgtccacagaacaactgtctcctgctcagtggtcagctctggccttcatcttactgtcatcagaaaaagacctggatgtgtttgacctgaaggaatactctggttcagaggaggttcttctgaggctgctgccagtggtcaaagcctccaacaaagctctgtgagaacaaacagttggatcaaacatctcaaatatggatctatcatttcaaccagatcaataactttatactcatcccttttgttttgtccagactcagCGGCTGTAaactgtcagagagaagctgtgaagctctgtcctcggttctcagatcccagtcctgtagtctgacacaACTGGATCTGAGTAagaatgacctgaaggattcaggagtgaagatcctgtcagatggactgaagagtccaggatgcagactggacactctcaggtcagggttcaacaaagaacacaacacatcatttcaatgtttgtctccagttgttggatggattgaacttgtcagtggttgtttgtgttgaactccagACCAGTTCTACTGATCTTCAACTGTGTTCAGAGTCTGGAACTCATAGACTTTACACATTGAAGTCATGTTGGTGAAGTCCCCtgcattcacagactctgttcaatgactccaactccactgatctccatcctcagttgatggatgtgatgttttgtgttgcagattgtcaggatgtctgatcacagaggaaggatgttcttctctggtctcagcccttaAGTCCAATCCGTCCTATCTCAGAGAGCTAGACCTacgctacaaccatccaggagcctcaggacaggagctgtgttctctagtggaggatccacactggagactggacactgtcaggtatggactgagctgatgcatccacagataatggcagatagaacaggtagagctg from Sphaeramia orbicularis chromosome 16, fSphaOr1.1, whole genome shotgun sequence includes these protein-coding regions:
- the LOC115436247 gene encoding LOW QUALITY PROTEIN: protein NLRC3-like (The sequence of the model RefSeq protein was modified relative to this genomic sequence to represent the inferred CDS: substituted 1 base at 1 genomic stop codon) yields the protein MDQREDREEGAPPPKTTAMSEFNTKTTDLTIHRPGPGPGPGPGQGPSCVSMKNDASKHFLISFQQDHSSESAXQQSSEVPTGLQDQTQLDSIFELLEENICTFVKNKLKKFHQVLSPDYPECLESLSDEDEEQRRSSEAFLKITLNFLRRLKQEELAERLHRSKTILRSGVQQRKLKRNLKQKFECVFEGIAKAGNPKTLLNQIYTELYITEGGATEVNQEHEVRQIETASRNPHRPPTTITCKDIFKTPPDRDQPIRTVLTKGVAGIGKTVLTQKFSLDWAEDKANQDIHFIFPFTFRELNVLKQKKFSLVKLVHHFFTETKKAGICIFEDLQVVFILDGLDECRPPLDFNNTQILTDVTESTSVDVLLMNLIRGNLLPSARLWITTRPAAANQIPAQCVDMVTEVRGFTDPQKEEYFRKRFRKKKQTNTIISHIKTSRSVHIMCHIPVFCWITATVLKDVLKTTDRRQLPKTLTEMYIHFLVVQAKLKNVKYDGRSETDPPWSPETRKMIESLGKLAFEQLKKGNLIFYESDLTECGIDISSASVYSGVFTEVFKEESGLYQDKRFCFIHLSVQEFLAALHVHQTFINTGVNLLSGQTSVWSKLSKDKSVQFYQTAVDQALQSPNGHLDLFLRFLLGLSLQTNDRLLQSLVKPTGSSSKTNQKTVEYIKKKISENVSAERSINLFHCLNELEDRSLVDQIQQYLRSGRLSTEQLSPAQWSALAFILLSSEKDLDVFDLKEYSGSEEVLLRLLPVVKASNKALLSGCKLSERSCEALSSVLRSQSCSLTQLDLSKNDLKDSGVKILSDGLKSPGCRLDTLRLSGCLITEEGCSSLVSALKSNPSYLRELDLRYNHPGASGQELCSLVEDPHWRLDTVRLDPAGVRWLTPRRHFCELTLDPNTAHRHLKLSENNKKVKLVREVQSYRYHQDRFEYEPQLMCSTGLTGRCYWEVQWSGSVHISVTYRGIRRKGRSQDCGFGLNGQSWSLRCFRDGYSVWHKKKCIGLPQSSSPSTSSGTVSVYVDCPAGSVSFYTVSSDKLIHLHTFKTTFTEPLFGGFTLWTPGSTVCLCGV